A region of Cellulophaga sp. RHA19 DNA encodes the following proteins:
- a CDS encoding 5-formyltetrahydrofolate cyclo-ligase — MIKKELRAKYVLLRDKLSKEDAEDKSIEIANQLLKLPIWDYSYYHIFLSIEEKKEIDTGSILAILQGKDKNVILPKMNADNTLTNYLLTDSTIIKKNSYNVPEPVDGIDILPNKIDVVFVPLLAFDKKGNRIGYGKGFYDAFLSECKPNVLKIGLSFFEAEDVITDVYKDDVPLDYCVTPLQIYQF, encoded by the coding sequence ATGATAAAAAAGGAATTACGCGCTAAATACGTTTTGCTCAGAGACAAGTTGTCTAAGGAAGATGCGGAGGACAAAAGCATAGAAATAGCAAACCAGTTATTAAAACTGCCAATTTGGGATTATAGTTATTATCATATTTTTTTATCAATAGAAGAAAAAAAAGAAATAGATACTGGCTCTATACTGGCAATACTGCAAGGTAAAGACAAGAACGTTATTTTACCTAAAATGAATGCAGATAATACGCTTACCAATTACTTGCTTACAGATAGTACTATTATAAAAAAGAATAGTTACAATGTACCAGAACCAGTAGATGGTATAGATATTTTACCAAATAAGATTGATGTTGTTTTTGTGCCGCTTTTAGCTTTTGATAAAAAAGGCAATAGAATAGGTTATGGTAAAGGTTTTTATGATGCTTTTTTAAGCGAGTGTAAACCAAACGTTTTAAAAATTGGGTTGTCTTTTTTTGAAGCCGAAGATGTAATTACAGATGTTTATAAAGATGATGTGCCTTTAGATTATTGTGTTACGCCTCTACAGATTTATCAGTTTTAG
- a CDS encoding lipoprotein signal peptidase, which produces MSLKKSALIVLLILLVDQISKIYVKTNFTYQQSVEIFSWFKILFIENEGAAWGAKLSDIFPIADSTGKLVLTVFRLFAVAGIGYWLFDTIKKHAPKVLILAVSLIFAGALGNIIDSVFYGVIFDESFGKVATLFSDDPYSGLFHGKVVDMLYFPIVQDAVWPSWIPVIGGNTFSFFEPVFNVADTAISTGVGILLVFNKKAFGSKTDKSVEA; this is translated from the coding sequence ATGAGTTTAAAAAAATCTGCCTTAATAGTATTACTAATTTTATTAGTAGACCAAATATCTAAAATATACGTAAAAACAAATTTTACGTACCAACAGTCTGTTGAAATCTTTAGCTGGTTTAAAATTTTGTTTATAGAAAACGAAGGGGCTGCTTGGGGCGCAAAACTAAGTGATATTTTTCCTATTGCAGACAGCACAGGAAAATTAGTATTAACTGTATTTAGACTATTTGCAGTTGCTGGTATTGGTTATTGGTTGTTTGACACTATTAAAAAGCACGCTCCAAAAGTATTAATATTAGCAGTATCCTTAATATTTGCAGGCGCACTTGGTAATATTATAGATTCAGTTTTTTACGGCGTTATTTTTGACGAGAGCTTTGGCAAGGTTGCTACACTGTTTTCAGACGATCCATACAGCGGTCTTTTTCATGGTAAAGTTGTAGATATGTTATACTTTCCTATTGTACAAGATGCAGTTTGGCCATCTTGGATCCCTGTAATTGGCGGAAACACATTTAGTTTTTTTGAACCCGTATTTAATGTAGCAGATACTGCAATTAGTACAGGTGTTGGTATACTATTAGTTTTTAACAAAAAAGCTTTTGGATCTAAAACTGATAAATCTGTAGAGGCGTAA
- a CDS encoding DUF4097 family beta strand repeat-containing protein — MKLTLLTFLFASINLLSAQKIVEKTVVNDHISLININTENCYQVTLETANTEEVTVSANIDGEYKKDLLLEIKEDAASIFITTGFSPTFISPNDKLSAHKVISISLQIILPAYKNVKLYGKSSNVIATGDYKNLNITLSDGFCSLEKITETISATTQSGNILVNSNYATVKANSKYGKIYTDNLTKGNTNFNLSSITGDIHITKTK, encoded by the coding sequence ATGAAGCTAACATTACTTACTTTTTTATTTGCTTCCATCAATTTATTGAGTGCTCAGAAAATTGTAGAAAAAACAGTGGTTAATGACCATATTTCGTTAATAAATATAAACACCGAAAACTGCTACCAGGTTACCTTAGAAACAGCCAATACAGAAGAAGTTACCGTTTCTGCTAACATAGATGGTGAGTATAAAAAAGATTTACTCCTTGAAATTAAAGAAGATGCCGCCAGTATATTTATTACAACAGGCTTTAGCCCAACTTTTATTAGCCCTAACGATAAACTCAGCGCACACAAAGTAATATCTATTTCTTTACAAATTATTTTACCTGCCTATAAAAATGTGAAGCTATATGGTAAAAGCTCTAATGTTATTGCTACTGGAGATTATAAAAATTTAAACATTACATTGTCTGATGGTTTTTGTTCTTTAGAAAAAATAACAGAAACAATAAGTGCAACCACACAAAGCGGTAATATTTTAGTAAATAGCAATTATGCTACTGTAAAAGCCAACTCAAAATACGGTAAAATATACACAGACAATCTTACTAAAGGCAATACAAATTTTAACTTATCTTCTATTACCGGAGACATACATATTACTAAAACCAAATAA
- a CDS encoding TraR/DksA family transcriptional regulator produces the protein MAQDLNVRYGDKDLEEFKVLITEKINKAKEHLELLKSSYMNDGNNGTDDTSPTFKAFEEGSQTMSKEANTQLAIRQEKFIRDLKNAILRIENKTYGICRVTGKLINKERLKLVPHATLSIEAKNMQK, from the coding sequence ATGGCGCAAGATTTAAACGTGAGATACGGTGACAAAGACTTAGAAGAATTTAAAGTTCTTATTACTGAAAAAATAAACAAAGCTAAAGAGCATTTAGAACTTTTAAAAAGTTCTTATATGAATGATGGTAATAATGGTACAGATGATACCTCACCAACATTTAAAGCTTTTGAAGAAGGCTCACAAACAATGAGCAAAGAAGCAAATACTCAATTGGCAATACGCCAAGAAAAGTTTATTCGCGATTTAAAAAATGCAATATTACGTATAGAAAACAAGACATACGGTATATGTAGAGTTACTGGTAAGCTAATTAATAAAGAACGATTAAAATTAGTACCACACGCTACACTTAGTATAGAAGCTAAAAATATGCAGAAATAA